In a genomic window of Quercus lobata isolate SW786 chromosome 4, ValleyOak3.0 Primary Assembly, whole genome shotgun sequence:
- the LOC115987362 gene encoding F-box protein At2g17690-like yields the protein MSKWADLPHFILYEIICRLSFFDDVFIVGAVCKSWQSVVNSLEKPLLPPKCPWLMLAERERGNKERQIRSFFKLSDARTYNFKLPELVGRKSYGASLGWLLTIGTDLQINLFHPLSKQLIALPPQPTFCCQYNGKVERMYLRKNFVSKCVLSRSPWNSITHEYDRDCIIMTIYGGKKLLAFTRLGYKAWIDIKSPTRCYDDIAFYKGKFYVVDCHGEVFVCRTDDNRKLEFKVIVPRPKGTKGTTQKYIVISSGALLLVSRMRGGPCSSLGRDRNYEENEFNNEDSKDDTEDEDAFEDESEEEEEEEEEEGGGGGGGGKEEEYINDNAYLTIGFTVLKLKRCTQAGSKYRYKWVKVHSLGDQALFVGDNSSVSLSASSFNGCKANCIYFTDDKLNYACTLEGGGYDIGAFRMQERKIEHPYPGESLSFFSTPLWYI from the coding sequence ATGTCTAAGTGGGCTGATCTTCCACATTTTATCCTCTATGAAATAATCTGTAGACTATCTTTCTTTGATGATGTCTTCATTGTTGGTGCTGTCTGCAAGTCGTGGCAATCAGTTGTTAATTCATTGGAGAAACCTCTATTACCTCCTAAATGTCCTTGGCTTATGCTTGCTGAAAGAGAACGAGGCAATAAAGAAAGGCAGATACGAAGCTTTTTCAAGTTATCAGATGCTAGAACTTACAATTTCAAGTTGCCTGAGCTTGTTGGAAGAAAAAGCTATGGAGCATCTTTGGGATGGTTGCTCACTATAGGCACTGATTTACAGATTAATCTCTTTCATCCATTGTCTAAACAGCTAATAGCTCTTCCACCTCAACCTACCTTTTGCTGTCAATACAATGGTAAAGTTGAGCGCATGTATCTTCGTAAAAACTTTGTTTctaagtgtgttttgtcaaggAGTCCGTGGAACTCAATAACTCATGAATATGATCGTGATTGCATAATCATGACAATCTATGGTGGAAAAAAATTACTGGCCTTCACTAGACTGGGATATAAAGCTTGGATTGATATAAAAAGTCCTACTCGATGTTATGATGACATTGCATTCTACAAGGGAAAATTTTATGTGGTAGATTGTCATGGTGAAGTTTTTGTTTGTCGCACTGATGATAACCGAAAGCTAGAATTTAAAGTTATTGTGCCACGTCCAAAGGGAACCAAGGGTACTACCCAGAAGTATATTGTTATATCATCAGGAGCTCTTTTGTTGGTTTCACGAATGCGAGGTGGTCCTTGTTCTTCACTAGGACGCGACCGTAACTATGAAGAAAATGAATTCAATAATGAAGACTCCAAAGATGATACCGAGGATGAGGATGCTTTTGAAGATGaatctgaagaagaagaagaagaagaagaagaagaaggaggaggaggaggaggaggaggaaaagaagaagaatacatCAATGATAATGCCTATCTGACAATTGGGTTCACAGTTCTAAAGTTGAAACGGTGTACTCAAGCAGGAAGCAAATATAGATACAAATGGGTGAAGGTTCACAGCTTGGGAGATCAAGCATTGTTTGTGGGTGATAACTCTTCGGTGTCTTTGTCTGCATCAAGCTTCAATGGGTGCAAAGCTAATTGTATCTATTTTACAGATGATAAACTAAATTATGCGTGTACCTTAGAGGGTGGTGGGTATGACATAGGTGCATTTAGAATGCAAGAGAGGAAAATTGAGCACCCATACCCTGGTGaatccctctctttcttttctaccCCACTTTGGTATATTTAA